A region from the Brachyspira hampsonii genome encodes:
- a CDS encoding response regulator, which produces MINGKPLILAVDDEESIRDLIKYTFEPHDFEIVTAENGKSAITILEHNPVDVIITDLLMPSMTGLALIREMKKRKSSIPIIIITAYGNTEMVKEIIAEGVFRLIEKPLDFDILIPIVNEAIEYKKDQENK; this is translated from the coding sequence ATGATTAATGGTAAACCTTTAATACTTGCTGTAGATGATGAAGAATCTATTAGGGATCTTATTAAATATACTTTTGAGCCTCATGATTTTGAAATCGTTACAGCAGAAAATGGTAAATCAGCTATAACTATATTAGAACATAACCCTGTTGATGTTATTATTACCGATTTGCTAATGCCTTCTATGACAGGACTTGCTCTTATAAGAGAAATGAAAAAAAGAAAAAGTTCTATACCTATTATAATAATTACTGCTTACGGCAATACTGAAATGGTAAAAGAGATTATTGCAGAAGGTGTTTTCAGATTAATAGAAAAACCATTAGATTTTGATATATTAATTCCTATAGTAAATGAAGCTATAGAATATAAAAAAGATCAGGAAAATAAATAA